One genomic region from Planifilum fimeticola encodes:
- the cymR gene encoding cysteine metabolism transcriptional regulator CymR, protein MKVSTKGRYGLTIMMDLAANYGEGPVSLKRIAERHQLSEHYLEQLIAPLRNAGLVKSIRGAYGGYKLSKPPEDITAGEVIKVLEGPIILVDVEEENDAARRKLWKRVRDAIAEVLDSTTLSDLIQESSDKDEADGYMFYI, encoded by the coding sequence TTGAAAGTATCCACCAAGGGCCGGTACGGGCTGACCATCATGATGGATTTGGCGGCCAATTACGGGGAAGGGCCGGTCTCCCTCAAGCGGATTGCGGAACGGCACCAGCTGTCGGAACATTATCTGGAGCAGCTGATTGCCCCTCTGCGAAACGCGGGTCTGGTTAAGAGCATCCGCGGCGCTTACGGGGGATACAAGTTGTCGAAGCCGCCGGAGGATATCACGGCGGGGGAAGTGATCAAGGTGTTGGAGGGGCCGATCATTCTCGTGGATGTGGAAGAGGAGAATGATGCGGCCCGCCGGAAACTGTGGAAACGCGTCCGGGACGCCATCGCAGAAGTGCTGGACAGCACCACGCTCAGCGATCTCATCCAAGAGTCTTCCGACAAGGATGAAGCGGACGGCTACATGTTCTATATATGA
- a CDS encoding cysteine desulfurase family protein, whose amino-acid sequence MAIYLDHAATTPVHPEVRQAMLPYLDDYFGNPSSMHRFGRAVRQAVDEARDKLAGVLGAEPGEIVFTSGGTEADNFALIGAALSGKKRGKDHLITSAVEHHAVLDTCRHLERLGFRVTYLPVDETGEVRLDALREAIDDRTALVSVMYGNNEVGTLQPVEAIGELARENGALFHTDAVQAFGYEPLNVRELPVDLLSVSSHKINGPKGVGALYVAKGVSLTPHMYGGSQEMRRRAGTENVPGIVGFGKAAEIAGASRAEHLEQARRCREAMIRAWEREGIDFVVNGHPHRHLPHILNVSFPGAETETLLMNLDLEGIACSSGSACTSGTLEVSHVLKAMNLPEAVLRSAIRFSFGRGNTVEEVTRAAETAARIVRRLTGKKAG is encoded by the coding sequence ATGGCGATCTATTTGGATCATGCTGCAACCACGCCGGTTCACCCGGAGGTTCGGCAGGCGATGCTTCCATATCTGGATGACTATTTCGGGAACCCATCCAGCATGCACCGGTTCGGTCGGGCCGTCCGGCAAGCGGTGGATGAAGCCCGGGATAAACTGGCCGGCGTGTTGGGGGCGGAACCGGGAGAAATCGTATTTACCAGCGGCGGAACGGAAGCGGATAATTTCGCGCTGATCGGGGCGGCGCTGTCGGGGAAAAAACGGGGGAAGGATCATCTGATCACTTCCGCCGTGGAACATCACGCCGTGTTGGATACCTGTCGCCATCTGGAGCGATTGGGATTTCGGGTGACCTATCTTCCCGTCGATGAAACCGGAGAAGTACGGTTGGATGCGCTCCGGGAGGCGATCGATGACCGAACCGCCTTGGTCAGCGTCATGTACGGCAACAACGAAGTGGGAACCCTGCAGCCCGTGGAAGCCATCGGCGAGTTGGCCCGTGAGAACGGAGCCCTGTTCCACACCGACGCCGTTCAGGCCTTCGGCTACGAACCCCTGAACGTCCGCGAGCTGCCGGTGGATCTTTTGTCGGTTTCCTCCCACAAGATCAACGGACCCAAGGGAGTCGGCGCCCTTTATGTGGCCAAGGGGGTTTCCCTGACTCCCCACATGTACGGAGGCTCCCAGGAGATGCGTCGACGTGCGGGAACGGAAAACGTTCCGGGAATCGTGGGCTTTGGGAAGGCGGCGGAAATTGCCGGCGCGTCCCGCGCGGAGCACCTCGAGCAGGCCCGGCGGTGCCGCGAAGCGATGATCCGGGCGTGGGAGAGGGAAGGAATTGATTTTGTGGTCAACGGCCACCCCCATAGGCATTTGCCCCATATTTTGAATGTCAGCTTCCCGGGGGCGGAGACGGAAACCCTGCTGATGAACCTCGATCTGGAAGGTATCGCCTGCTCCAGCGGTTCCGCCTGCACCTCGGGGACCTTGGAGGTTTCCCACGTGCTGAAGGCGATGAACCTGCCCGAGGCGGTTCTCCGATCGGCGATCCGCTTCAGCTTCGGCAGGGGAAACACCGTGGAGGAGGTGACCCGGGCGGCGGAAACGGCGGCCCGGATCGTCCGCCGGTTGACGGGAAAAAAGGCCGGTTGA